In Aquiflexum balticum DSM 16537, a single genomic region encodes these proteins:
- a CDS encoding helix-turn-helix domain-containing protein, whose product MIHQYKHPGISANFILSDEMDMEEAFQYANRHLKFIWNRDSKDLEIEVDGIKLILKANQLLCCTYNQDISIPKQNNKITLLFFNREFYCIHTYDREVSCNGLLFFGSDYTPILQLDEEEIESLGTLIEVLRKEFKISDNNQEEMLRILLKRFIIRATRMARKQLLKENSKTEEVDIVRQFNSLVEEHFKGKKTVGDYAELMHKSPKTIANIFTKVSKLSPLQVIHERIVVEAKRLLIYTESPIKSIGYELGYEDYAQFSKFFKKMTGMYPQEFRAKNPSLGQMA is encoded by the coding sequence ATGATTCACCAATATAAACATCCAGGTATTTCAGCAAACTTTATCCTTTCTGATGAAATGGACATGGAAGAAGCTTTCCAATATGCCAACCGCCATCTGAAATTTATCTGGAATAGGGATTCCAAGGATCTGGAAATTGAAGTTGATGGCATAAAACTCATTTTGAAGGCCAATCAGCTTCTTTGTTGCACTTACAATCAGGACATCAGCATTCCAAAGCAGAACAACAAAATTACACTCCTATTCTTCAATCGGGAGTTTTATTGCATCCACACCTATGATAGGGAAGTTTCCTGTAATGGGCTATTGTTTTTTGGGTCTGACTACACTCCAATACTCCAACTCGATGAGGAAGAGATTGAAAGTTTGGGTACTTTAATAGAAGTGTTAAGAAAGGAATTCAAAATATCCGACAACAATCAGGAAGAAATGCTGAGGATTTTATTAAAACGGTTTATTATCAGGGCTACCCGAATGGCACGGAAACAATTACTAAAAGAAAATTCCAAAACTGAAGAAGTGGATATAGTCAGGCAATTCAACAGCTTGGTAGAGGAGCATTTCAAGGGTAAGAAAACCGTAGGCGATTATGCGGAACTTATGCATAAATCACCAAAAACCATTGCAAATATCTTTACCAAAGTCAGTAAATTATCACCCCTTCAGGTAATTCATGAGAGGATTGTAGTAGAAGCCAAAAGATTACTTATCTATACTGAAAGCCCCATCAAATCCATTGGATATGAATTGGGATATGAGGACTATGCACAGTTCAGTAAATTTTTTAAGAAAATGACAGGGATGTATCCACAGGAATTTCGGGCAAAAAATCCTTCCCTTGGTCAAATGGCATAA
- a CDS encoding DoxX family membrane protein, whose translation MNEISKPDYSLLSFSRRARQNSWLHRGTLGLRFLLSMGFIPTGLVKLFGLPFSNLGSSSPIGVFFDMLLSTGVYWQFLGGMQVLAGILVMFNRTLALGSILFTGIMLNILFITIGVGFGNTAYLAFMMVLGCLWLCFWEWGKLRVLFFDPVPVLYQKEGNGLKSVELSFFEKIVYGIGYVSGMLFFGMTRGLKLPLGTEIFLVGIGLVCLIVAFILGFKANKR comes from the coding sequence ATGAACGAAATATCCAAACCTGATTACTCGCTTCTTTCTTTTTCTCGAAGAGCAAGACAAAATTCCTGGTTGCACAGGGGGACACTTGGCTTGCGGTTTCTATTATCCATGGGATTTATTCCTACTGGTTTGGTGAAGCTTTTCGGTTTGCCTTTTTCAAATCTGGGAAGTTCAAGTCCTATAGGTGTCTTTTTTGATATGCTGCTTTCTACAGGAGTTTATTGGCAGTTTCTTGGGGGAATGCAGGTTTTGGCAGGTATTCTGGTGATGTTCAACAGGACATTGGCTCTTGGCAGCATCCTTTTCACCGGGATTATGTTGAATATTCTGTTCATTACTATCGGAGTAGGGTTTGGAAATACGGCCTATTTGGCTTTCATGATGGTATTGGGCTGCCTTTGGCTTTGCTTTTGGGAATGGGGGAAATTAAGGGTGTTGTTTTTTGATCCTGTTCCGGTTCTTTATCAAAAAGAAGGTAACGGGTTAAAATCAGTAGAGTTGAGTTTTTTTGAAAAAATCGTTTACGGTATCGGATATGTCTCCGGTATGCTGTTTTTTGGCATGACAAGAGGTCTAAAATTGCCCTTGGGAACAGAAATATTTTTGGTAGGGATTGGATTGGTTTGTTTGATTGTTGCTTTCATATTGGGTTTTAAAGCCAATAAGAGGTAG
- a CDS encoding bifunctional alpha/beta hydrolase/OsmC family protein, with protein sequence MKIERLNFKNKGGYELSARLYLPLDEPPRFYAIFAHCFTCSKNFKAVSNISNTLSQLGIAVLSFDFTGLGSSEGDFEETGFSSNVDDLLAAADFLEKKYEAPKLLIGHSLGGSAVIFAAAELDYVEAVVTIGSPANPKHVKKLFESDIATIKEEGSAKVNIGGRSFRIKNDFVEDLESKNLPDLISKMRKAFLFLHSPQDQIVDISNAAELYQNAHHPKSFVSLDGADHLLSDEIESKYAGELISTWSKKYLPIEIKENDIKGHQVKVRLFGESYTSEIKTPYHHLLADEPKDVGGANLGPTPYDLLMASLGACTVMTLKMYTQRKGWDLKEIIVYLDHDKVHKEDSEDFEKKASKVSRFTRNLEIKGDLDNEKKEKLLEIANKCPVHRTLHEDIIIETKFK encoded by the coding sequence ATGAAAATTGAAAGATTGAATTTCAAAAATAAAGGTGGCTATGAACTGTCAGCCCGGCTTTATCTTCCTTTGGATGAACCGCCCAGGTTTTATGCGATTTTTGCACATTGCTTTACCTGTTCCAAGAATTTCAAGGCTGTCAGCAATATCAGCAATACGCTTTCCCAATTGGGAATTGCAGTCCTAAGTTTTGATTTTACCGGCTTGGGCAGTTCTGAAGGAGACTTTGAAGAAACCGGTTTTTCCTCCAATGTTGATGATTTGCTTGCTGCTGCTGATTTTTTAGAAAAAAAATACGAAGCCCCAAAATTACTTATCGGCCATTCTTTGGGCGGTTCGGCTGTGATATTTGCAGCAGCTGAACTCGATTATGTGGAAGCAGTGGTCACTATTGGTTCCCCAGCGAATCCCAAACATGTCAAAAAACTCTTTGAATCTGATATAGCAACCATAAAGGAAGAAGGTTCTGCCAAGGTAAATATCGGAGGGAGGAGTTTCAGGATCAAAAATGATTTTGTAGAGGATTTGGAAAGCAAAAATCTGCCTGATTTAATTTCAAAAATGAGGAAAGCCTTTTTATTTCTTCATTCCCCACAGGATCAAATTGTGGATATATCCAATGCAGCCGAACTCTATCAAAATGCCCATCATCCCAAAAGTTTCGTTTCTTTGGATGGAGCCGATCATTTATTATCAGATGAAATTGAAAGTAAATATGCCGGTGAGTTAATAAGTACTTGGTCCAAAAAATACCTGCCAATTGAAATAAAAGAAAATGACATCAAGGGGCATCAGGTAAAAGTCAGACTTTTTGGTGAAAGTTATACTTCCGAGATCAAAACCCCATACCATCACCTATTAGCAGATGAACCCAAAGATGTGGGCGGAGCAAACCTTGGACCAACGCCTTATGATCTTTTGATGGCTTCTCTTGGCGCATGTACAGTCATGACATTGAAAATGTACACCCAAAGGAAAGGGTGGGACCTGAAAGAAATTATAGTGTATCTTGATCATGATAAGGTTCACAAAGAAGATTCCGAGGATTTTGAAAAAAAAGCTTCAAAAGTGAGCAGATTTACCAGGAATCTTGAAATAAAAGGAGATCTTGATAATGAGAAGAAAGAAAAACTTTTGGAAATTGCCAATAAATGTCCTGTCCACAGGACCTTACATGAAGATATCATCATTGAGACCAAATTCAAATGA
- a CDS encoding patatin-like phospholipase family protein: protein MFPTKALVISGGGSKGAFAGGIAEFLIRDCGNQYGLFLGTSTGSLLVPLLSIGEIDKIKGIYTSVNQHQIFSTCPLIISKKDGIYKTRINHFGIIKMFIKRKKTFGESLSLRKLIKEIIHPDDFEKMRNNPADVLVTLSNLSTNMVEYKRLKDYSYDDFCDWIWGSSNFVPFMSLLEKNGFEYADGGFADLVPLSEAIYRGAEEIDVIILKTEQIIQSKKPIKNALELTVRTFDFMLDQISNDDITIGRLEGIRRQVKINFYRPPKRLTDNSLVFDPEQMKQWWAEGYAYAKTHNPECKCIEVGI, encoded by the coding sequence ATGTTTCCTACAAAAGCATTGGTCATATCGGGGGGAGGCAGCAAAGGTGCCTTTGCCGGAGGGATAGCTGAGTTTTTGATCCGTGACTGCGGGAATCAATATGGATTATTTTTAGGAACTTCCACAGGGAGTTTATTGGTACCTCTGCTTTCTATTGGAGAAATAGATAAAATAAAAGGAATTTATACCTCCGTCAATCAGCATCAGATTTTCAGTACTTGTCCGCTGATCATTTCGAAGAAAGACGGTATTTATAAAACCAGGATCAACCATTTTGGGATTATCAAAATGTTTATCAAAAGGAAAAAAACTTTTGGTGAAAGTCTTAGTTTACGGAAACTCATTAAGGAAATCATACATCCAGATGATTTTGAAAAAATGAGAAACAATCCGGCCGATGTTTTGGTGACTTTGTCCAATCTCAGTACCAATATGGTGGAATACAAAAGGTTAAAAGATTACAGCTATGATGATTTTTGTGACTGGATCTGGGGTTCTTCTAATTTTGTTCCTTTTATGAGCTTGTTGGAAAAAAATGGCTTTGAGTATGCAGACGGAGGATTTGCAGATTTGGTACCCTTGTCTGAAGCCATCTATAGAGGAGCAGAAGAAATTGATGTAATTATACTCAAAACAGAACAAATCATTCAGTCAAAAAAGCCTATCAAAAACGCGCTGGAGCTTACAGTTCGTACTTTTGATTTTATGTTGGATCAGATTTCCAATGATGACATTACCATTGGGCGACTTGAAGGCATAAGAAGGCAAGTGAAAATCAATTTTTACAGACCCCCAAAAAGACTTACGGATAATTCACTTGTTTTTGATCCCGAGCAAATGAAACAGTGGTGGGCTGAAGGTTATGCATATGCCAAGACCCATAATCCCGAATGTAAATGCATTGAAGTTGGGATATAA
- a CDS encoding (2Fe-2S)-binding protein — translation MTTSFILNGKKVEVTAASDANLLWTLRERLQLTGTKYGCGISQCGACTIHLDGNPVKACVLPLSAVEGKEVTTIEGLSDDNSHPLQQSWISEQVPQCGYCHSGQIMQAAALLKKTPKPNREEIIKHMNPILCRCGTYTRIMKAIEKTIQNS, via the coding sequence ATGACTACTTCATTTATACTTAATGGAAAAAAAGTTGAAGTCACCGCTGCATCAGATGCAAATCTGCTCTGGACCTTGCGGGAAAGACTTCAACTGACAGGAACCAAATATGGCTGTGGAATCTCCCAATGTGGTGCCTGCACGATTCATCTGGATGGCAATCCTGTGAAAGCCTGTGTCCTGCCTCTGTCAGCCGTAGAAGGCAAAGAGGTCACTACCATTGAAGGTCTTTCTGATGATAATTCCCATCCTTTACAGCAATCATGGATTTCTGAACAAGTGCCTCAATGTGGTTATTGTCATTCCGGTCAGATTATGCAGGCGGCTGCCTTGTTAAAGAAAACCCCGAAACCCAACCGGGAAGAAATCATCAAGCACATGAATCCCATTTTGTGCAGGTGCGGGACCTACACCAGAATAATGAAAGCCATAGAAAAAACAATCCAAAATAGCTGA
- a CDS encoding peroxiredoxin-like family protein, producing the protein MKFISMAIFSFFLMGNLWAQDKNTKSVKEAKGLEVGATVPSFEAIDQNGKTQKLDDLLKEGPVVLVFYRGQWCPICNRHLSALNDSLNAIYEKGAKVVAISPERPEYIRQTIEKTNAGFTLLYDEGYRISESFDVAFLPDFATRASYNTALKADLKDAHSDDSQRLPIPATFIINQDKKVVWRHFDPNYRNRASVNDILMVLSR; encoded by the coding sequence ATGAAATTTATCTCCATGGCAATATTCAGTTTTTTCCTAATGGGAAATCTTTGGGCTCAGGACAAGAATACCAAGTCAGTGAAAGAAGCAAAAGGACTGGAGGTTGGCGCAACAGTTCCCTCATTTGAAGCGATTGACCAAAACGGCAAAACACAAAAACTTGATGACCTTCTCAAAGAGGGGCCGGTAGTTCTTGTTTTTTACCGGGGACAATGGTGCCCCATTTGTAACAGACATTTAAGTGCCCTGAATGATAGTTTGAATGCGATTTATGAGAAAGGGGCAAAGGTTGTTGCCATATCACCTGAGCGACCTGAATACATCCGCCAAACCATAGAAAAAACAAATGCCGGATTTACCCTTTTGTATGATGAAGGCTATAGAATTTCAGAAAGTTTCGATGTTGCTTTTTTACCTGATTTTGCAACCAGGGCGTCTTACAATACAGCCTTGAAGGCCGATCTTAAAGATGCCCATTCAGATGATAGTCAGCGGTTACCCATACCTGCTACCTTCATTATCAATCAGGATAAAAAAGTGGTCTGGAGACATTTTGATCCAAACTATCGGAACAGGGCATCTGTAAATGATATTTTAATGGTTTTATCCAGGTAA
- a CDS encoding glycoside hydrolase family 113 has translation MKKTFLLGFLILLVFAIWTYQNQAAENGPAIKILDKQKGVCWVGSPKPLEGWELDVLGSFGVSHISQTPFGWQSDPNLPEIKWEKHTDRMWWGESLTGVEFTTASAREKGIESILKPHLWVRGQWPGAIEMRSEKDWAEWFGQYAEFILYYAQYAESHQIPILCIGTELELTSGKEKEWRDLIGQIRDVFGGELTYAANFTEYEKIRFWDALDYIGIQAYFPLADKNNPDVGSLKNGWNRRIKEIEKVQKKFNKPVIFTEIGYCNTEDAAIEPWVWPNERKEVALSEDVQAACYQAFFETAWQMDWLAGAYFWKWYPQPRDRDPDFTPQNKKAQEVMRSFYTAGF, from the coding sequence ATGAAAAAAACCTTCCTTTTGGGATTTTTGATTTTATTGGTTTTTGCAATTTGGACTTACCAAAACCAAGCTGCAGAGAATGGTCCTGCTATTAAGATTTTGGACAAGCAAAAAGGAGTTTGCTGGGTAGGAAGTCCAAAGCCATTGGAAGGCTGGGAATTGGATGTGCTGGGCAGCTTTGGGGTATCCCATATTTCGCAGACTCCCTTTGGATGGCAATCTGACCCCAATCTTCCGGAGATCAAATGGGAAAAACACACAGACAGGATGTGGTGGGGCGAATCCCTCACAGGGGTGGAATTTACTACCGCATCGGCCCGTGAAAAAGGAATTGAATCTATCCTTAAGCCCCATCTTTGGGTAAGGGGACAATGGCCCGGTGCCATAGAAATGCGCTCGGAAAAAGACTGGGCAGAATGGTTTGGACAGTACGCTGAATTTATCCTTTACTATGCCCAATATGCCGAATCCCATCAGATTCCCATATTGTGTATCGGAACGGAATTGGAGCTGACTTCCGGAAAAGAAAAGGAATGGAGAGACCTGATTGGTCAAATCAGGGATGTTTTTGGTGGAGAGCTGACCTATGCGGCAAATTTTACTGAGTACGAAAAAATCAGATTTTGGGACGCTTTGGATTATATTGGAATCCAGGCCTATTTCCCATTGGCTGACAAAAACAATCCTGATGTAGGATCTTTGAAAAACGGCTGGAATAGAAGAATCAAAGAAATCGAAAAAGTACAGAAGAAATTCAACAAACCTGTCATCTTTACCGAAATCGGATATTGCAACACTGAAGATGCCGCCATCGAGCCTTGGGTTTGGCCCAATGAACGCAAAGAAGTAGCTTTATCAGAAGATGTTCAGGCTGCCTGCTATCAGGCCTTTTTTGAAACCGCCTGGCAAATGGATTGGTTGGCAGGTGCCTATTTTTGGAAATGGTACCCCCAGCCCAGAGACAGGGATCCTGATTTTACCCCTCAAAATAAAAAAGCGCAGGAGGTGATGAGGAGTTTTTATACTGCTGGGTTTTGA
- a CDS encoding DUF6503 family protein, translating into MLQSCETKSEAQKIVDQSIAAHGGKLFEKAKINFDFRDRNYQIFKSPNSFEYIREFTDSTGMVKDVLNNEGFQRTINGEKVQLTEERTGAFSRSVNSVAYFAFLPYGLNDPAVFKTYLGEDEIDGKTFHLVKVTFSEDGGGEDFDDIFLYWFDKETFLIDYLAYSYHTDGGGVRFRKAIRQHNVNGLIFKDYENYKPENKNTPVDQMGNLYKEGKLELLSEILLENIQVELIK; encoded by the coding sequence ATGCTCCAATCCTGCGAAACGAAATCTGAAGCGCAGAAAATAGTGGACCAGTCTATTGCCGCCCATGGAGGCAAATTATTTGAGAAGGCTAAAATCAATTTTGATTTCCGGGACAGAAATTATCAGATTTTCAAATCTCCAAATAGCTTTGAATATATCCGGGAATTCACTGATTCTACAGGAATGGTGAAAGATGTCCTGAACAATGAGGGTTTCCAAAGAACTATAAACGGTGAGAAAGTTCAGTTAACAGAAGAACGAACCGGCGCCTTCAGCAGATCGGTCAATTCTGTTGCTTATTTCGCCTTTTTGCCTTATGGACTCAATGATCCCGCAGTATTTAAAACATACTTGGGAGAGGATGAAATCGACGGGAAAACTTTCCATTTGGTGAAAGTCACTTTTTCAGAAGATGGAGGCGGGGAGGATTTTGATGATATCTTCCTGTATTGGTTTGACAAAGAGACTTTTTTAATTGATTACTTGGCCTATTCTTACCATACCGATGGGGGAGGTGTCCGTTTCAGAAAAGCCATTCGACAACACAATGTCAATGGTTTGATTTTCAAGGATTATGAAAATTATAAGCCCGAAAACAAAAACACACCTGTTGACCAGATGGGCAATTTGTATAAAGAAGGAAAATTGGAATTGCTATCTGAGATTCTTTTGGAAAATATCCAGGTAGAATTGATCAAATAA
- a CDS encoding DUF4833 domain-containing protein: protein MLILNLVLWQIPDTIPEANQHLFFIERSKDSNVIYYDLNQDDLGKLDKDNPIQIYWIKNEKGGKKESLTWIQNKYAYGLKFLKKDAEEVVFQFAPYDKKVFVLKKDYSGVFRIFSDTSQEEMYLEKIFIQIDGGTFWFPKISYVSLQGKCPKIGKEKTEIIKPQL, encoded by the coding sequence GTGTTGATATTGAATTTGGTTCTTTGGCAGATTCCGGATACTATTCCAGAGGCAAACCAACATCTTTTTTTCATTGAGCGGAGTAAAGATTCAAATGTTATATACTATGATCTCAATCAAGATGATTTAGGTAAGCTGGATAAGGATAATCCCATTCAGATTTATTGGATTAAAAATGAGAAGGGTGGAAAAAAAGAATCCTTGACCTGGATACAAAACAAATATGCATACGGGTTAAAATTTTTAAAAAAAGATGCAGAGGAAGTTGTTTTCCAATTTGCCCCATATGATAAAAAGGTTTTTGTATTGAAGAAAGATTATTCAGGTGTTTTTAGAATTTTTTCTGATACTTCTCAAGAAGAGATGTATCTGGAGAAAATTTTCATACAAATAGACGGAGGAACCTTTTGGTTTCCCAAGATTTCCTACGTCAGTCTTCAAGGAAAATGCCCTAAAATCGGAAAAGAAAAAACAGAAATAATAAAACCACAGCTATGA
- a CDS encoding DinB family protein: MKNYCIQNLLQIKELICNMKVEDFSKKLEILSGSSIGQHLRHILELYQCLLDGAFENEVNYDNRKRNLRLETDPEFALTTIEEISEKIFNLDGDKYLNMLGAFSAHSEKKIAIKTSIYRELAYNLEHSIHHQALIKIGLSALGLSNLVDIDFGVAPATIKYKNSQKIQTPVSY; the protein is encoded by the coding sequence ATGAAAAATTATTGTATTCAAAATTTATTGCAGATCAAGGAGCTGATTTGTAATATGAAAGTAGAGGATTTCTCCAAAAAACTTGAAATCCTTTCCGGGTCTTCAATTGGCCAACATCTTAGACATATACTGGAATTGTACCAGTGTCTTTTGGATGGCGCTTTTGAAAACGAAGTCAATTACGACAATAGAAAAAGGAATTTAAGATTGGAAACTGACCCTGAGTTTGCATTGACAACCATCGAGGAAATATCGGAAAAGATATTTAATCTGGATGGGGATAAGTACTTAAATATGTTGGGGGCTTTTTCCGCTCATTCAGAAAAAAAAATAGCAATCAAAACATCAATTTATCGTGAACTCGCATATAATTTGGAGCATAGTATCCATCATCAGGCCCTAATTAAAATAGGATTATCCGCATTGGGTCTTTCAAATCTTGTGGATATTGATTTCGGAGTAGCCCCTGCGACCATTAAGTATAAAAACTCCCAAAAAATTCAAACTCCTGTTTCTTATTAA
- a CDS encoding carboxymuconolactone decarboxylase family protein, with product MNTETLSFKVPTLEEVSEKNKGILTAIKNQVGFIPNIFATYAYSENALERYTTFANGKTTFNNKEKEVINLVVSQVNGCEYCQAAHTAIGKMNGFTDEQVISLRKGEAPFNEKFDALVKTAKAITLKKGRIEDEVLEIFFDAGYTKENLVDLIVAIGEKTTTNLLHNVTGIEIDFPRAVELS from the coding sequence ATGAATACTGAAACATTGAGTTTTAAAGTTCCTACCCTAGAGGAAGTATCAGAAAAAAACAAAGGAATATTGACAGCCATCAAAAATCAGGTTGGATTTATACCCAACATTTTTGCTACATATGCCTACTCAGAAAATGCCCTGGAAAGGTATACTACCTTTGCCAATGGTAAAACAACCTTCAACAACAAAGAAAAAGAAGTCATCAATTTGGTCGTTTCCCAAGTGAATGGCTGCGAATACTGCCAGGCCGCTCACACAGCTATAGGAAAGATGAACGGCTTTACAGATGAACAGGTCATATCGCTAAGAAAAGGAGAAGCTCCATTCAATGAGAAATTTGATGCATTGGTCAAAACTGCAAAAGCCATCACCCTAAAAAAGGGGAGAATAGAGGATGAGGTCTTGGAAATTTTCTTCGATGCCGGGTATACCAAAGAAAACCTGGTTGATCTGATTGTCGCAATTGGGGAAAAAACCACAACTAATTTGCTTCACAATGTGACAGGGATTGAAATTGACTTCCCAAGAGCTGTAGAGTTGAGTTAA
- a CDS encoding DUF6695 family protein: protein MDRHRYRPKDFAIVLAWPQTWCKQPGSWYDNLMAYFGVSKGHYYEVGHAAVVLIEGKTGRCQYFDFGRYHAPYQFGRVRGELTDPELEIRQPAKFDKNGEIANLKYILEELSKREACHGQGKLFASVCQINFRKAYQKALEMQESSPLPYGPFAIKGSNCSRFVNEVVKAGQPGIGIYLKLNFPKSFTPTPLGNVKSAGKVITVGNDDFQSPPKCNLLHQVLEAPQRYAAIPSSAKWLAGEGAGSWYDIKPIGSFFYCRRFDEKGRIEFSSVYEIEGKEFIHLHNGFSFGYPSHFQRITLIQKNKIFVLKNIGPLGDDLFQKVHCKVYPKIELDFIENMTLSSN, encoded by the coding sequence ATGGATCGGCACAGGTATAGACCAAAAGACTTTGCAATCGTTTTGGCATGGCCACAGACTTGGTGTAAGCAACCGGGGAGTTGGTATGACAATTTGATGGCATACTTTGGAGTAAGTAAGGGCCATTATTATGAGGTTGGACATGCGGCAGTTGTTCTGATTGAGGGAAAAACGGGCAGATGTCAATATTTTGATTTCGGTAGATACCATGCACCTTATCAGTTTGGAAGGGTTAGAGGAGAACTGACTGACCCGGAATTGGAAATCAGGCAACCTGCAAAATTTGATAAAAACGGTGAAATAGCAAATTTGAAGTACATACTGGAGGAACTTTCCAAAAGAGAAGCCTGTCATGGACAGGGTAAATTATTTGCTTCCGTTTGTCAGATCAATTTCAGGAAAGCTTATCAAAAGGCGTTGGAAATGCAGGAATCATCACCTCTTCCATATGGGCCTTTTGCCATAAAAGGCAGTAATTGCTCCAGGTTTGTCAACGAGGTAGTAAAAGCCGGCCAACCTGGAATAGGTATATATTTGAAATTGAATTTTCCAAAAAGTTTTACACCTACTCCTTTGGGAAATGTGAAATCTGCCGGAAAAGTCATCACTGTTGGTAATGATGATTTTCAGTCACCACCCAAATGTAATTTACTCCATCAGGTGTTGGAAGCACCTCAAAGATATGCCGCTATACCAAGTTCGGCAAAATGGTTGGCTGGGGAGGGTGCTGGGTCCTGGTATGATATCAAACCAATCGGTTCTTTTTTTTATTGCAGGAGGTTTGATGAAAAGGGGAGAATCGAGTTCTCTTCAGTCTATGAAATAGAAGGTAAAGAATTCATACATCTTCATAATGGTTTTTCTTTCGGCTATCCAAGCCATTTTCAAAGAATTACTTTAATTCAGAAAAATAAAATATTTGTATTGAAAAATATTGGACCATTGGGCGATGACTTATTTCAGAAAGTACATTGTAAGGTCTACCCAAAAATTGAGCTCGATTTTATCGAAAATATGACTCTCTCATCCAACTGA